GCAGCCGGATCCCATTCAGAGCTGTGTCATCTCCAGGAATGCCTTGAGGGGGCTCCACCTAGGTCAGGGGGGAAGCAGAAGTGAGGTCCACTGAGAGAATTCTCCTTCTCAGGTTCGGCTCTGTAATCTGGTACATCTTTGCCCTTTCTATGACCCAGGTCTGAGCCTTCACCTTGACAGAGAACCCACTGGCAAAGTATCCATCAGGACACATCTCAGGCCAGGCCCAATCACCCCAGGTACCACCGTTGGTCACGTCAACGATCGACGCATAGCGTGGTTGAATTTTAATTGTATTCAGTGCGTGTCCATAGCACATCACCCCCAGCAGCAGTAACAGCCTGGTTCCAGCCTGCAACTCCATCCTGCATTACCTATGAATCTGGTCACTCAGAAGGATTTATATCAGTCCTGCCCCTATCAAGATTCAGGTTGCAGCTCTATACCAGCCCTATCCTCTCATGGCTCAGATTGCGGAAGAATGACCAGGATTAAGTGACATTCTAAACTAATCTGCTCCAGCCCAGGAACCCTGAAGATCTGAGGCCCCCAGGAGTTAGGGAAGGAGGGGCAGTGGAAGCCACTGAGTTTAGATTAGCGCCTGCTGAATACTTACCACTAGCCATGATTGGCACCCTCCAGGTATACTTCATGTAATCATCGCCATGATTGTAGAAGATAGAAATTATATTTCCTAGCTAGTAGATGAGAGAGCTGCAAGTAatttgtccacacacacacacacacacacacacacacacaccccagtaaACTGAGGGGAATCCCAGCTGGCAATGGAAGCCAAGGCTGGAGACTGTGGTGATTCCAGGAAATTTTGACAGGGACAGGATTAGGCAGGAGACAATGTGAGGATGAGAGGCAACTTTACAGGACGGAGAAAAGAATACTGTTAACATAGATCAAGTCTGTGAAGGGTAAGGGCTGGGAAAAGGTCTTTTTAAGGCTGTGGCtctgattctttgagaatcttGGATACCAGATACACCCAGAGAGACAACAGGGTCTTCCTCTGGAACCCAGGTTGTCCTGAAATACTGTGTGTggcagtcatttttttttgttttgttttgttttatcaagatagagtttctctataTTGTTGGGAGTGACCCTGTTTGAGCATTAACTGCCTTAAGTGCTTGCTGGCATaaagtcttggcctctgtgggaaagtactagccCAGCTGAGTACNAATTGACATAGATCCTGAAGTCAGTGGAGAACAAATAGCTATACATCTTGTGGATAGGTGCCTAATATCCCACTCTGTTCTGATCTTCCTACTGACTGTTTACCCAGTCAATACCCTGTtcctgggaacaggtgcattaccCAGAGACAAAGAGACCCCCCTCTAACCCCCTTTCCTGCTCCTgtgagtatataacctgtgtgggaaaaataaaaatttgtcagcttgaacAGAACCTCTTGTCTTgttctttgtgtctctttgtcCCCCATTCTCTTGCAGGTGCCTCTCAAGTCCCTGTTCGACTGTCCCACAGGTCGGgacactgtatagccctggctgtcctggaactgactctgtagaccaggccagccgcctcgaactcagaaacctgcctgcctctgcctcccaagtgctgggattaaaggtgtgtgccaccacaccccagcctgcttttttatagaacccaggaccaccagtccagggaggGCACCACCCACAGCAGACTGGgctctccccatcaatcactaattaagaaaatgcaggcttgcctgcagccatAGCTTAtggagcttttcttttttcttttctttcttttttttttttttaagatttatttatttattatatctaagtacactgtagctgtgtcttcagatgcaccagaagagggcgtcagatctcattgcagatggttgtgagccaccatgtggttgctgggatttgaactcaggacctttggaagagcagtcagtgcacttaaccactaaGACCTTATGGACAGGGACTGAGATAGCTAAGAACAGATACGGCTgatcttcctctgcttcttgtaTTCTTTAAGATGTGATGGAACACCATTCACTATGAACCCTCGAcccttctgccttggcctcctgagttctggtaCTACTACATCCCCTTGCTTAATAGTCTACATTCTTTTTTCAGAATGCCTTTCCTCCTATGACCAGCAGATGGACCCCTAActcataaaacaagaaaacaaaacttggCTAGATTTGTTAGGGGGCACAGCCCTGATCTGCTGATCTCAGACACAtttctctgggtttgttttttttttgggggggggggttgagacagggtttctgagtcctggaactcactctgtagaccaggctggcctcgaactcagaaatccacctgcctctgcctcccaagtgctgggattaaaggcgtgtgccaccacatctggctccattcctctgtttttaaACGCATATTTATTTACAAGGCTATTTGATTTAAGAAAtattctagggctggagagatggctcagtggttaagagcactgactgctcttctgaaggtcctgagttcaaatcccagcaaccacatggtggctcacaaccatccataatgagatctgaagccctcttctggtgcatctgaagacagctacagtgtactaatgaataataataagtaaatctttgaaaaaagaaaaaagaaatattctaaatttctgaaAATGACCAAGAAAAGTAAGGAGTTTGGCCAGGCCTAGCGGCTCAAGTCCATGTGTGATCACAGTGGCTCAATCAGCTGAATAGGAGGATAgaaaagttcaaaaccagcctgggataTAGAGCATgataatgcatgcctttaattccagcactcaggaggcagaggtaggcggatctctgtgagtctgagaccagccagatctatgtagtgagtttcaggatatgtagagagactctgtctcaacaaacgaacaagtaaaaataaataaataaataagccaggccTATgtaaagagacactgtctcaaacaagtaaattaataaataaataaaatgaatcaaccTGAACAGtttaaatcctgtctcaaaaataaaaaggaccagcactcaggaggcagaggcaggcctggtctacaaagtgagttcagggacagccagggctatacagagaaaccctgtcttgaaaaacaaaacaaaacaaaaaaaaaaggaaaagagaaagggaaagagaaagggaaagggaaaaagggaaagggaaagggaaagggaaagggaaagggtggcgggggggggggagtggaagaTGTTTGTAACCCAACACTAGAGTTGCTTCCCTGGCACCCTTAAAAATTCAGAAAGTCATGGATTCAGTCTTCAACTTACAGAGGATTAAATAGTGCCTATTGTCACCAAAGCTCACATTCTAGTGAGGAAGACAGAAggttctcccctctccccagtgaAGCTTAAgctatgcttacacacacacacacacacacacacacacacacacacacagagagagagagagagagagagagagagagagagagagagagagagagagaatattgagGACTGCACCTAGAGTCTTGCACATTCTAGGGAGACACCACCATATCCTTAaccattttatactttaaaagttttaagtttaaaagttttttaaatgatttttaatgtttctcaCAGAACAAGGCTTCATttgatctttattattttaaaaagcttaataTTTATTTAGGTTTCTGACTCTGTATTTGTGCTGTCAACACCTACACACTGGTTTCTGCTCCTCAATAAGGAAAGAACGCCAGATCCTGTCATGGGCGCATTTAGCATAGAGCACAAACTCCTCAGAGTCTGCCTGGGCACGCACCACGTGTGGATTTTGGTGCTTTTCTAAGTTTCTTGGAATAAAGATTAACAATCCTGTTACTATGGGTTCTGGATAGCCATTTCTTGTTAGAGTCTGTATTACAGGGAAATCTACAATGGTATGTCAGATGCTGGGCCTATACATTATTACTAGAGTTGGAGTGTCcctttttataaaacatgttAAGACAGAGTCTAAATAAgttatccaggctggccttgaactcttgatattcctacttcagcctcccaaatacctAAGGTTACATGAAGACCTGGGCTACTATGCCCAGctataaaaatacttttgtattctggggggggggggtcctagtGTAGGGCCTGCCATAGGAAAGTAACGATTAATTTAATGAATGAAATGCTAAAGTGAagcttaaaaaattaaatgataatgtCCAAAAATCACTGatggaagaccccagactcaaatagtgtgCAAAGGCAAAgaatgtttattctgcagaaattaccAGCATCCAGGGGGTACAACAAAATGGCAACGACTTGAGGCGCTTGCAAGACCCCCTTTTAGGCAGGTCTAGGGGAATTTTCCAGAAGGGTTAGGTAACCTCTAATATGATTGGTAAGGGTCAAAGCAGTAACATTAGTACCATTTTCATTGGTTGCTAGGTTAGTTCTATTATAATTGGCAAGACCTTGAAGAATTTTGGAAGCCAGCTCAGTTCTGGCCTTGTTATCGTCTCCAGCCAGGTGTCCCACGAGCGGGCTCAGCTCCAGCCTTACTCTCCTTAAGTCAGGCCATTGCTGGCTAAAGGCCCATGTCAGTGGCTCCTTCAGAGAAGCCCAGTACGCTTCCTGGGGAATTGACATTTTTATTCCCAAGGTTTCCAGACCTCCTCGGTAAGAGTATAAAAGAAGAGAGCCTAAAGCCCCATCCTAGCGCCTTAACAATTAAGATGTATTGGGCAACTGTGATCAGCTTTCCACTTGGAATGTTTTCACATGCGTTATCAATTGATCCTCACATGAGATTTACAAAGACCCATTATCTGCAGCTTACAGTGCATTCATGCCCAGATTTAAGGAGAACCCACAGGACGCTGCCTCTTACGACAAGTTAGCCCCACAGGTAAAGGCAATGCAGAGTCGGGTCACATATTATGTCCCCCCAAATCTTCATTATGTCTCTCGCCCCAGGATCTGACCTCTAGGGCAAAGGACACAAGGGAGGGGTCCTTAATAGGTTAATTATTAACCCTCTGCACCTCTGGACACCACGGGAAGGGAAAGGCCACCAACTAACTAGGTGAGGTGCGCCAGCGATGGTCATGAGGGTCTCactgtccccagccctgggacGCTGGCTCCGCCATGCAATTCCTTTCGCTATCTTAACGCTGTTACTTCTTTACATCAGTGTGTGGCTCTTCCATGAGTGGCCCTTCGCCTTACCAGCTCAGAGAACCCAGCAGTCCGGCCTGCGGGGACTCAGGCTCCCTTCTCCTCCAGTCCTCAGCTCCCCGCTTAGCTTCCCGTCAGGTGTCTTATCAGGGTGCAGGCCTGGGGTACAGTCCTGCAATCCAGAGGGACCGCTACCTTCCCAGGTATGTTTGAGTTTTAAGGCCAGAGTTTGGGGTCTCCGAAACAAGGAACCGGGGGAACCAGACTGAGAATCGAATGAAAGGaggctcctccctctctgctcccttccccctTCAGATGTCAAGAATAACCAGGAGGAACCCCAGCTAAACCCAAGGGGCATTCTTCAACAGTGGCTAAGTAGGCCTAGCAGACTAGGAACTTTTCATGTATCTCTTCTATCTATCTCCCAGACTGGCCCAGCGGTCAGATCCCTAGTGGTCCCGGAGAAGGAAGAGCCTCCCTGTCTAGAGCCTCATGGGGTGCTGGGTCGCATGGTGAGCCCCTTCCTGGCCTGTATGAGCCCTGAAGGGGATGTGGCGTTGTCTCAGTATCTGGCAGGATGGAGAGAACTACTTAGGTGAGTGGTCTCCCTTCCCCAAGCCCATCTTCCTCCAAATGATTCTGTGCTCTTTCACAAGCCATCTCCCCACTTCCACCACCAAACAGGTTCCTAACTCCCCTTGGCTCTGTCTTCGCCTTTGCCACCAGCGAGGCCTTCAACAAGGTGACCGACCTCGAGGCTCGTGTGCACGGTCCCGATGCTTCACACTACACATCGCTGATGACTATGATCATGTGGGAGCGGCGAGCAGGATTGCTACAGCGTCCGGGAACCGAACCCTGGCACCCAGCGGGGTCCTCAGGCTCTCGAACGCTACTTTTGCTGCATCGCTCGCTGCGCTggtcccagctctgcctccacAGGGTGGCGACAGGGACGCTCGGAGGTCCAGATGCCGGCACGCAGTGCAGGGACGCCTACAGCACCGCCCTGGCCCCGCACCATCCGTGGCTTATCCGTCAGGCAGCTCGCCTGGCGATCCTGGCCCTCCCGAGTCGTGGTCGCCTGCTCCAGCTGGCGTGTCCAGGAACAGGAGAGGCGGAATCGCGGGTTGCTCTGGCCCGGGCCGCCGTCGTCCTGGAGGATGTGTACAATCGGACCCAGGGCCTGTTGGCCGGCCACGGCCTGCTCCAGCTGGCTTAATGGTCGCAGCGTCAAGAGACCGACCAGGAAGGCATTACTGGAAAGGGATGTGCGTACTCAGGGTTACCGGCGGCCTGGGTAGCTAGCGGTTCTTCTCCGTGACGTCACCACGGTTAAGGCCCGCCCCTAGCAGGGCAGCCTCAGTGATGTGTGAGATCCTCTCATCTTCAGCCTCAGGAAGCTGGAAGAAGCAATGAAGAATAAAGAATTA
This sequence is a window from Mus pahari chromosome 14, PAHARI_EIJ_v1.1, whole genome shotgun sequence. Protein-coding genes within it:
- the Gltpd2 gene encoding glycolipid transfer protein domain-containing protein 2 gives rise to the protein MVMRVSLSPALGRWLRHAIPFAILTLLLLYISVWLFHEWPFALPAQRTQQSGLRGLRLPSPPVLSSPLSFPSGVLSGCRPGVQSCNPEGPLPSQTGPAVRSLVVPEKEEPPCLEPHGVLGRMVSPFLACMSPEGDVALSQYLAGWRELLRFLTPLGSVFAFATSEAFNKVTDLEARVHGPDASHYTSLMTMIMWERRAGLLQRPGTEPWHPAGSSGSRTLLLLHRSLRWSQLCLHRVATGTLGGPDAGTQCRDAYSTALAPHHPWLIRQAARLAILALPSRGRLLQLACPGTGEAESRVALARAAVVLEDVYNRTQGLLAGHGLLQLA